In Neisseriaceae bacterium CLB008, one genomic interval encodes:
- a CDS encoding phosphatidylglycerophosphatase A translates to MTTKTPVTPTFKWLKEDYFCMTAFGFGAGLAPFAPGTFGTLPALVIAYVLFSLGMSPLALSILCWPLFFIGIYICQHAEDKVGVSDYGGIVWDEIVAMLLILCTVPFSFGWWLLAFILFRLFDALKPWPISHFNDKVHGGFGIMLDDILAAIPCIVILGVLQWF, encoded by the coding sequence ATGACGACAAAAACCCCCGTGACGCCTACGTTTAAATGGCTGAAAGAAGATTATTTTTGCATGACGGCCTTTGGTTTTGGTGCCGGTTTAGCACCGTTTGCGCCCGGTACTTTTGGTACCTTGCCGGCTTTAGTCATTGCCTACGTGTTGTTCAGCTTAGGTATGTCGCCGTTGGCGCTGTCTATTTTGTGCTGGCCGCTTTTTTTCATCGGCATCTATATTTGTCAGCATGCGGAAGATAAAGTGGGCGTGAGCGACTATGGCGGCATCGTCTGGGACGAGATTGTGGCCATGCTGTTGATCTTGTGTACCGTACCGTTTAGCTTTGGCTGGTGGCTGTTGGCCTTTATCTTATTTCGCTTGTTTGATGCTTTAAAGCCTTGGCCCATTAGCCATTTTAACGACAAGGTACACGGCGGTTTCGGCATCATGCTAGACGACATATTGGCCGCTATTCCGTGCATTGTGATTTTGGGTGTGTTGCAGTGGTTTTAA
- the apaG gene encoding Co2+/Mg2+ efflux protein ApaG, with the protein MFEDEPDIVVEAEPEYLPSRSNIMNDVYAFSYRITIRNEGEEPAILRRRYWLITNAKGEVQEVSGPGVVGEEPLLLPGDEFEYTSGATVTTPWASMEGHYEFELSDGSFFKVDIPLFHLKAEITLQ; encoded by the coding sequence ATGTTTGAAGATGAACCTGATATTGTGGTGGAGGCAGAGCCAGAGTATTTACCTAGCCGCAGCAACATCATGAACGACGTGTATGCGTTTAGCTACCGCATCACCATTCGCAACGAGGGCGAAGAGCCTGCTATTTTGCGCCGCCGCTACTGGTTAATCACCAATGCTAAGGGCGAGGTACAGGAAGTGTCTGGCCCCGGTGTGGTGGGTGAAGAGCCGCTCTTATTGCCTGGCGATGAGTTTGAATACACCAGCGGCGCCACCGTAACCACGCCCTGGGCATCGATGGAAGGGCATTATGAGTTTGAGCTCAGCGATGGGTCTTTTTTCAAGGTCGACATCCCCTTGTTTCATTTAAAAGCAGAGATTACCTTACAATAA
- the thiL gene encoding thiamine-phosphate kinase, which translates to MNEFDFIRRYLNQAQKDSELILSIGDDAAILRPNPAYDLHISADMLVENRHFFAGVDPADLAHKALAVNLSDMAAMGAKPRWVVLSVALPELNADWLQAFCDQLFALANEHGVQLIGGDTTKGPLTLNVTIIGQTPKGQSLRRSHAKAGDDVWVSGQLGLAACALHHHFGNEALPDEVFTLFERARNRPTARVALGRALLPYAHAAQDLSDGLAQDLQHILSASGVGARINADAVPTHDYIRGLSKHYAYALAGGDDYELLFTAPTACRVALLEISKQVNVPITQVGTITAEKGLQLVNQQGEPILLNQYGFDHFS; encoded by the coding sequence ATGAACGAATTTGATTTTATTCGTCGTTACCTCAATCAAGCTCAGAAAGATTCTGAGCTGATTTTGTCTATTGGCGATGACGCCGCCATTTTACGGCCTAATCCTGCCTACGATTTACACATCAGTGCCGACATGCTGGTGGAGAACCGGCATTTTTTTGCTGGGGTCGATCCGGCGGATTTGGCACATAAAGCACTGGCGGTGAATCTGTCTGACATGGCGGCAATGGGCGCGAAGCCACGCTGGGTAGTGTTGAGCGTGGCGTTGCCGGAGCTAAACGCCGATTGGCTGCAGGCTTTTTGCGATCAGCTGTTTGCCTTGGCCAACGAGCATGGCGTACAGTTGATTGGAGGCGACACCACCAAGGGGCCGCTGACCCTCAACGTGACCATCATCGGCCAAACGCCTAAAGGCCAAAGCCTACGCCGTAGCCACGCCAAAGCCGGAGATGACGTCTGGGTGTCCGGCCAGCTGGGTTTGGCTGCCTGTGCTTTACACCATCATTTTGGGAATGAAGCCTTGCCCGATGAGGTGTTTACTTTGTTTGAGCGGGCCCGAAATCGGCCTACCGCTAGGGTGGCCTTAGGGCGAGCGTTACTGCCGTATGCCCATGCAGCCCAAGACTTGTCCGATGGTTTAGCCCAGGATTTACAGCATATTTTAAGCGCCTCAGGCGTTGGCGCGCGCATCAATGCTGATGCGGTCCCAACCCATGATTACATACGTGGCCTATCCAAGCATTACGCCTATGCCTTAGCCGGTGGTGATGATTATGAATTGCTGTTTACTGCGCCCACGGCCTGCCGCGTGGCGTTATTGGAAATCAGCAAGCAGGTGAACGTACCGATCACCCAAGTCGGCACCATCACCGCTGAAAAGGGCTTACAATTGGTGAATCAGCAAGGTGAGCCTATTTTACTTAACCAATATGGATTTGATCATTTCTCATGA
- a CDS encoding ABC transporter ATP-binding protein/permease, with the protein MSQPKNKILVPTGKGGEWATIKSLLPFVWQFKWRVSLAIFCLVAAKVAGVTLPLYLKDIVDQLSVPNVALVLPIGALIGYGVARLSSSIFAELRDALFARVTNGSIKEVATQVFQHIFTLSMRFHLKRQTGGVTRDIERGTKGIGFLLNFTIFNILPTLLELVMVAAVLLWRYDLWFALVTMSTIGAYIAFTLFVTEKRMAYRRQMNELDSKANTKAVDAMLNYETVKYFSNERYEEKRYDANMNKWLRSAVRNQVSLNFLNAGQGIIIASGITLLLWLSAEGVVKGTMSVGDVVLVSAYLTQLYAPLNFLGFVYREIKHSLADMERMFSLFKEGQEVSDAPEAHTLSTQQATIEFRHVDFGYEANRQILYDVNFTIEAGKTLAVVGSSGAGKSTLSRLLFRFYDVTGGAVLINGTDIRAITQSSLRQHIGIVPQDTVLFNDTIKYNIAYGQPGATDAQIEEVAKAASIHDFIMSLPDGYETEVGERGLKLSGGEKQRVAIARTLLKNPPILILDEATSALDTRTERAIQEELVQVAKDRTTLIIAHRLSTIVDADQIMVMDGGKVIEQGTHHELLRLDGRYAQMWAMQQASAEVVEG; encoded by the coding sequence ATGAGTCAACCTAAAAATAAGATTTTAGTGCCTACAGGCAAGGGCGGCGAGTGGGCCACGATCAAGTCCCTCCTGCCGTTTGTGTGGCAGTTTAAATGGCGCGTCAGTTTGGCCATTTTTTGTTTGGTGGCGGCCAAAGTGGCCGGTGTCACCTTACCTTTGTATTTAAAAGACATTGTCGATCAATTAAGCGTGCCTAACGTTGCCTTGGTGTTGCCGATCGGGGCTTTGATTGGTTATGGCGTGGCGCGTCTGAGCAGCAGCATCTTTGCCGAACTGCGTGATGCGCTGTTTGCGCGAGTGACCAATGGGTCGATCAAGGAAGTTGCGACACAGGTGTTCCAGCATATTTTCACCCTGTCGATGCGTTTTCATCTCAAGCGCCAAACAGGTGGCGTGACCCGCGACATCGAGCGGGGCACGAAGGGCATCGGCTTTTTGCTGAACTTTACCATTTTCAATATCTTGCCCACGCTTTTAGAGCTGGTGATGGTGGCGGCGGTGCTGTTGTGGCGCTATGACTTATGGTTTGCCTTGGTGACGATGAGCACCATTGGCGCCTACATCGCCTTTACTCTGTTTGTGACCGAAAAACGCATGGCCTATCGCCGCCAGATGAACGAACTCGACAGTAAAGCCAATACCAAAGCGGTTGACGCCATGCTCAACTACGAAACGGTGAAGTATTTTAGCAACGAGCGCTATGAAGAAAAGCGCTACGACGCCAATATGAATAAATGGTTGCGCTCTGCGGTACGCAATCAGGTGTCGCTGAATTTTTTAAATGCCGGCCAAGGCATCATCATCGCCAGCGGCATCACGCTGCTTTTATGGCTGTCGGCTGAAGGAGTGGTGAAGGGCACCATGAGCGTTGGCGACGTGGTGTTGGTGTCGGCCTATTTGACTCAGCTGTATGCTCCGCTTAATTTCCTAGGCTTTGTTTATCGTGAAATCAAGCATTCTCTCGCCGATATGGAGCGCATGTTTTCGCTCTTTAAAGAAGGTCAGGAGGTCTCTGATGCACCAGAGGCACACACCTTAAGCACGCAGCAGGCGACCATAGAATTTCGCCACGTGGACTTTGGTTATGAGGCCAATCGACAAATTCTCTACGACGTAAATTTCACTATTGAGGCGGGTAAAACTTTGGCTGTGGTGGGTTCGTCAGGTGCGGGTAAGTCGACGTTGTCGCGGTTGTTATTCCGCTTTTATGACGTCACCGGCGGCGCCGTGTTGATTAATGGTACCGACATTCGCGCGATCACCCAAAGCAGTCTACGCCAGCACATCGGTATTGTGCCACAGGACACGGTGTTGTTTAACGACACCATTAAATACAATATTGCCTATGGTCAGCCAGGCGCCACTGATGCACAAATTGAAGAAGTGGCCAAGGCCGCCAGCATTCACGACTTCATCATGAGCCTCCCCGATGGCTACGAAACCGAAGTGGGCGAGCGTGGGCTGAAATTGTCTGGCGGTGAAAAACAGCGGGTGGCGATTGCCCGAACCTTATTGAAGAATCCACCGATTTTGATTTTGGATGAAGCCACCAGTGCCCTCGATACCCGTACCGAACGGGCGATTCAAGAAGAGTTGGTGCAGGTCGCTAAAGACAGAACCACGTTGATCATTGCTCATAGGCTGTCGACTATTGTCGATGCCGACCAAATCATGGTGATGGACGGCGGCAAAGTGATTGAACAGGGGACTCATCATGAGCTCTTACGCTTAGACGGGCGTTATGCCCAGATGTGGGCCATGCAGCAGGCCAGCGCCGAGGTGGTTGAGGGTTAA
- the nth gene encoding endonuclease III, giving the protein MNKQKRHEIFSRWRAANPKPQTELNYTSDFELLISVLLSAQATDVSVNKATGPLYQVANTPEAILDLGLEALMDYIKTIGLYKTKAKHVMQTCHDLVFKFNSQVPRNRADLESLPGVGRKTANVVLNTAFGEPVMAVDTHIFRVANRTRLAPGKDVREVEANLMKFVPKEFLVDAHHWLILHGRYVCQARKPKCEQCMIADLCEYPAKLVA; this is encoded by the coding sequence ATGAATAAACAGAAAAGACACGAAATATTTTCCCGCTGGCGCGCAGCCAACCCCAAGCCGCAGACGGAGCTGAACTACACCAGCGACTTCGAGCTGCTGATTTCGGTGTTGCTGTCGGCCCAGGCGACGGATGTCTCGGTTAATAAGGCGACCGGGCCCTTGTATCAAGTGGCCAATACGCCCGAGGCCATCTTGGATTTAGGCCTAGAGGCGTTAATGGACTACATTAAAACCATTGGCCTATATAAAACCAAGGCCAAGCACGTGATGCAAACCTGTCATGACTTGGTGTTTAAATTTAATAGCCAAGTGCCGCGTAACCGCGCCGATCTAGAGAGCCTGCCGGGCGTGGGCCGTAAAACCGCCAACGTGGTGTTAAATACGGCTTTTGGTGAGCCGGTGATGGCGGTCGACACGCATATTTTTCGTGTCGCCAACCGTACGCGCCTAGCGCCAGGTAAAGACGTGCGCGAAGTAGAGGCCAATCTGATGAAGTTTGTGCCCAAAGAATTCTTGGTGGACGCCCACCACTGGCTGATTTTACACGGTCGATACGTGTGTCAGGCCAGAAAACCGAAGTGTGAACAGTGCATGATTGCCGACTTGTGTGAGTATCCTGCTAAATTAGTGGCTTAA
- the nagZ gene encoding beta-N-acetylhexosaminidase, producing the protein MTQAHIARGPIMADVAGFTLSNEEKQRLLNPNIGGVILFRRNFESVAQLRALTADIHALRTPALVIAVDHEGGRVQRFIDGFTRLPAMNVLGQMWDEEGPEAAKATATTVGWVLATELRACGVDLSFTPVLDLGWGNNQVIGNRSFHADAEVVTELALALQAGLNQGGMRSCGKHFPGHGFVGGDSHYVLPEDERSFADLMAQDMVPFQRLSGAGMAAVMPAHVVYPAVCEKPAGFSKTWLQKILRQDLGFDGVIFSDDLTMEGAVSEGNISQRAQVSFAAGCDIVLVCNRPDLVDELLLDFSAPQNGHLAERWAYMAGQGQASDFAATMATPEFAAAQALVAALATPKDVAGGVKVGEMF; encoded by the coding sequence ATGACGCAAGCACACATTGCCCGCGGTCCAATCATGGCCGACGTGGCAGGCTTTACCCTAAGCAACGAAGAAAAACAGCGTTTGTTGAACCCGAATATCGGCGGCGTGATTTTGTTTCGACGCAACTTTGAGTCAGTGGCGCAGCTACGCGCTTTAACGGCAGACATTCACGCTCTACGCACACCAGCCTTGGTGATTGCCGTCGATCATGAGGGCGGCCGCGTTCAGCGCTTCATTGACGGCTTTACGCGCTTGCCCGCGATGAATGTCCTCGGGCAAATGTGGGACGAAGAAGGGCCAGAGGCTGCCAAAGCCACGGCTACCACGGTGGGTTGGGTTTTAGCGACTGAATTGCGTGCCTGTGGCGTTGATCTATCGTTTACCCCGGTGTTGGATTTAGGCTGGGGCAACAACCAAGTCATCGGCAACCGTAGTTTTCATGCCGATGCCGAAGTGGTCACTGAACTGGCTTTGGCCTTGCAGGCAGGCCTTAACCAAGGCGGCATGCGTAGCTGCGGTAAGCATTTCCCAGGGCATGGCTTTGTGGGCGGCGACAGCCACTATGTGTTGCCCGAAGACGAACGCTCATTTGCCGACCTAATGGCGCAAGACATGGTGCCATTTCAGCGCTTAAGCGGCGCTGGCATGGCCGCGGTCATGCCCGCCCATGTGGTGTATCCCGCCGTATGTGAGAAGCCCGCAGGCTTTTCTAAAACATGGTTGCAAAAGATTTTGCGCCAAGATTTGGGCTTTGATGGGGTTATTTTCTCTGATGATTTGACCATGGAAGGTGCCGTGAGTGAAGGCAACATCAGCCAACGTGCTCAAGTATCTTTTGCGGCTGGCTGTGATATTGTGCTGGTGTGTAACCGCCCTGATTTGGTGGATGAGCTGCTGCTGGACTTTAGTGCGCCTCAAAACGGCCATCTCGCCGAACGCTGGGCCTATATGGCTGGCCAAGGGCAGGCCAGTGATTTTGCCGCCACTATGGCCACGCCTGAGTTTGCCGCTGCGCAAGCGCTAGTTGCCGCTTTGGCCACGCCCAAAGACGTGGCGGGCGGGGTTAAAGTAGGCGAAATGTTTTAA
- a CDS encoding DegQ family serine endoprotease: MKATTKLSTLLITAAVLSLSGCGKEDGWFSSKSDKGFVQEITAEQSDGTVAMLLPDFTQLVEREGQAVVNIQAIRTVSNPNANQPEGNPFPEGDPFYDFFRRLIPNIPDAPTAEEDAMNFGSGFIISKDGYILTNTHVVSGSQQIKVMLNDKREYPAKLIGQDLQSDVSLLKIEAEDLPTVSIGNPSDLKVGEWVAAIGAPFGFENSVTSGIVSAKGRSLPNENYTPFIQTDVAINPGNSGGPLFNLKGQVIGINSQIYSRSGGFMGISFAIPIDIAMNVAEQIKTTGKVHRGQLGIMVQEVSYDLAKSFGLDKPRGALVAKVLPDSAAAVAKLKVGDIILGVNERKIESSSDLPVMVGMIPPGQKIKLTIWRGGKSVETTVLLSDSASAGGAHAAPSPDAKAQASVPFVLENIGLTLSTLTTEQKQRIGTATGVIVTNVQGWAKAAGLMEGDIILQLGTTEVDTEQQVRAAVEAGDNPIPVFIRRGPSTLFLPLRTK; the protein is encoded by the coding sequence GTGAAAGCGACGACAAAACTATCTACGCTGTTGATCACAGCAGCGGTATTATCTTTAAGTGGTTGCGGTAAAGAAGACGGTTGGTTTTCAAGCAAATCCGATAAAGGCTTTGTCCAAGAAATCACAGCAGAGCAAAGCGATGGCACAGTGGCCATGCTTTTGCCTGACTTTACCCAGTTGGTTGAGCGTGAAGGCCAGGCCGTGGTGAATATTCAAGCGATTCGCACCGTCAGCAACCCGAACGCTAACCAGCCCGAAGGCAATCCTTTTCCTGAGGGTGATCCTTTCTATGACTTCTTCCGTCGTTTAATTCCGAATATCCCGGATGCCCCTACGGCCGAAGAAGACGCCATGAACTTTGGTTCAGGCTTCATCATCAGTAAAGATGGTTATATTTTGACCAATACCCACGTGGTGTCCGGCAGTCAGCAAATCAAAGTGATGCTGAATGACAAGCGTGAATATCCGGCCAAGCTTATCGGTCAAGATTTACAGTCTGATGTGTCTTTGTTGAAAATTGAAGCCGAAGACCTGCCTACCGTCAGCATTGGCAATCCGTCTGACTTGAAAGTCGGCGAGTGGGTGGCGGCGATTGGCGCCCCGTTTGGTTTTGAAAACTCAGTGACGTCGGGCATCGTGTCGGCTAAAGGCCGTAGTCTGCCGAATGAAAACTACACGCCATTTATTCAGACCGACGTGGCGATTAACCCAGGTAATTCGGGCGGCCCTTTATTTAACTTGAAGGGTCAGGTCATCGGCATTAACTCGCAGATTTACAGCCGCTCAGGTGGCTTTATGGGCATCTCGTTTGCGATTCCGATCGACATTGCCATGAACGTAGCCGAACAAATTAAAACCACGGGTAAGGTACATCGTGGTCAGCTAGGCATTATGGTGCAAGAAGTGTCTTATGATTTAGCCAAGTCGTTTGGTTTGGATAAGCCTCGCGGCGCTTTGGTGGCCAAAGTTTTACCCGACAGCGCCGCTGCGGTGGCTAAGCTGAAGGTGGGCGACATTATTTTGGGCGTGAACGAGCGTAAAATCGAATCGTCTAGCGATTTACCGGTGATGGTGGGCATGATCCCACCGGGTCAAAAAATCAAGCTGACCATTTGGCGCGGCGGTAAATCGGTTGAAACCACGGTATTGCTGTCAGACAGTGCTTCAGCAGGCGGCGCCCATGCAGCCCCTAGCCCTGATGCTAAAGCCCAGGCCAGCGTGCCGTTTGTGCTGGAGAATATCGGCTTGACGCTGTCGACGCTAACCACTGAGCAAAAACAGCGTATCGGTACGGCCACCGGTGTGATCGTCACCAACGTACAAGGCTGGGCTAAGGCCGCAGGCCTCATGGAGGGTGACATCATCTTGCAGCTAGGTACGACTGAAGTCGACACCGAGCAGCAGGTACGCGCCGCCGTCGAAGCGGGTGATAACCCTATTCCAGTCTTCATTCGTCGTGGCCCAAGCACTTTGTTCTTACCGCTACGCACCAAATAA